CCCCAGGGCTATCCGCTGACGGTGGCCATGCTGCGCGCCCTGCCGGCCGGGCTGATCCTTCTGCTGCTGGTCCGGCGCCTGCCGACGGGCGGCTGGTGGTGGCGGTCCTTCGTGCTGGGCGCGCTCAATTTCTCGATCTTCTGGGCGCTGCTCTTCGTCTCGGCCTATCGCCTGCCGGGCGGGGTGGCGGCGACGGTGGGCGCCATCCAGCCGCTGATCGTGCTGCTGCTGGCCCGCCTGGTGATCGGCACGCCGGTGAAGGCGGCCGCGGTGGCGGCGGCGCTGGCCGGCATTCTGGGCGTGGCGCTGATGGTGCTGTCGCCCGATGCGGCGCTGGACCCGATCGGCATCGCGGCAGGGCTCGGCGGGGCGGCGGCGATGGCAGCCGGGACCGTGTTCAGCCGCCATTGGCAGCCGCCGGTGTCGGCCCTGACGGTCACCGCC
This genomic window from Tistrella mobilis contains:
- a CDS encoding EamA family transporter; the protein is MHPETSRNGDVLLTAIAPAIWGSTYLVTTGLLPQGYPLTVAMLRALPAGLILLLLVRRLPTGGWWWRSFVLGALNFSIFWALLFVSAYRLPGGVAATVGAIQPLIVLLLARLVIGTPVKAAAVAAALAGILGVALMVLSPDAALDPIGIAAGLGGAAAMAAGTVFSRHWQPPVSALTVTAWQLTAGGLLLLPVALIFEPALPVPTLHHLIGFVHLGVFGAAVSYMLWFRGLGRLGPGAVAPLALLSPVTAVILGLSIAGEHLSMVQAVGIALVLGSVLAAQWVQRPRPVKAPLATG